In the genome of Parus major isolate Abel chromosome 2, Parus_major1.1, whole genome shotgun sequence, one region contains:
- the ADNP2 gene encoding activity-dependent neuroprotector homeobox protein 2 isoform X3: MFQIPVQNLDNIRKARKKVKDILVDLGLDNCRELLKNLKSFDAGESYFRNTSWSDVSPWEPVGRRKRYRTKPYCCSLCKFSSKLLTSFKNHLHRCHEDEIDQEMVVSCPKCTFSSHPKVVGEHIWMFHSSNKRIQNYTVSILDGMKQFRSDIINFTCLKCQFTDTLYYNMKRHVLMNHFENLLSVYFGEKCDESTPNSFEFYCKKCNAPANNPDSLMYHVLTAETHRDLENKLRSLISERLKKPGFVKQMYIAPKPVSGVAAAAPSAGPAAVPTGAVTAPSCIQVAFPQNNQNQSMVQTQAVQNTVGPVTVPSASGSLPQTTCAPAAMSLQVALVPSNPPVAQNSLGIQPSPSQPVVVSHGLPLNHSVGTINRTVAPAVLPLNQPVRPGLFPVNQPIGTINSPVPAGTLPATQPVSPVNQPVAPGVLPVNQPVAPGILSVSQSLPVTQTVGSGLLQLNQPVASGVVPVTQPVGPGFLQLNQPVAPAVIPVNQPVQPPVSQSTAFLTAGSILRQLIPTGKQVNGIPTFTLVPVSVTLPVPPGGGVATVTPPQVPVQLMQSGSVAQLSQSPANAPSPPLVPTSENVSLQASPPAPETSQAVRQAKQWKTCPVCNELFPSNVYEVHMEVAHKPCEIKVETPEPHKLAACAPFLRMTEKAIRCYACKCFLCEEELMKHIFMHGLSCLFCTGTFYDLKSLVEHNKAAHNGRKQLHASYSNRGIQLGNDAQGGLVFPHFDFNTVLPDEDMGEREVHLAVLVGVYSTILVPVYIKVKPQTAQVNRRCTRKMFTCPFCLGTFAGRETYEKHLKERHHIMPTVHTILKSPAFKCIHCCGVYPGNMTLTAIAVHLLRCRSAPKDTNSSLKMQLERTERKELLFVNAPAL, translated from the exons aGATACAGAACCAAGCCGTACTGCTGTAGCTTATGCAAGTTCTCATCCAAATTGCTTACTTCTTTCAAGAATCACTTGCATCGTTGCCATGAGGACGAAATTGACCAAGAGATGGTGGTTTCTTGCCcaaaatgtacattttcttCTCATCCCAAAGTAGTGGGAGAACACATCTGGATGTTTCATTCCTCTAATAAACGAATACAGAACTATACAGTCAGCATTTTGGATGGCATGAAACAATTTAGGAGTGACATCATAAACTTCACATGTCTAAAATGTCAATTCACAGACACCTTGTATTACAATATGAAGAGACATGTGCTGATGAACCATTTCGAAAACTTATTAAGTGTCTATTTCGGTGAGAAATGTGATGAAAGTACACCAAATTCATTTGAGTTCTACTGTAAAAAATGTAATGCTCCTGCAAACAACCCAGATTCTTTGATGTACCATGTATTGACAGCTGAAACACACAGAGACCTGGAGAACAAACTTCGATCTCTGATTTCAGAACGTCTTAAGAAACCTGGATTTGTGAAACAAATGTATATTGCTCCAAAGCCTGTCTCAGGTGTAGCAGCAGCCGCTCCATctgcaggacctgctgctgTCCCAACAGGTGCTGTGACAGCTCCATCTTGCATCCAGGTTGCATTTCCACAGAATAATCAAAACCAGAGCATGGTGCAGACACAAGCAGTTCAGAACACAGTCGGACCAGTGACTGTCCCAAGTGCCTCTGGCAGCCTCCCACAAACCACCTGTGCTCCTGCCGCTATGTCCTTGCAAGTTGCTCTTGTGCCCAGCAATCCTCCCGTGGCTCAGAACAGCCTTGGAATTCAGCCATCACCTTCACAGCCCGTCGTTGTTTCTCATGGGCTCCCTCTTAATCATTCTGTTGGGACTATAAATAGAACTGTGGCCCCTGCAGTTCTTCCTCTTAATCAGCCAGTGAGGCCTGGGCTCTTTCCTGTTAATCAACCCATTGGTACTATAAACAGTCCAGTTCCAGCTGGAACGCTCCCTGCTACTCAACCTGTCAGCCCTGTGAATCAACCAGTTGCACCAGGAGTTCTCCCTGTGAATCAGCCAGTTGCTCCAGGAATTCTGTCTGTCAGCCAGTCACTTCCTGTGACACAGACAGTTGGGTCAGGTCTTCTCCAGCTTAACCAGCCTGTTGCCTCTGGGGTGGTTCCTGTCACACAGCCTGTTGGACCTGGGTTCCTTCAGCTTAATCAACCTGTTGCCCCAGCAGTTATCCCAGTAAATCAGCCAGTTCAGCCTCCAGTTTCTCAAAGTACGGCTTTTTTGACTGCGGGCTCTATACTGAGGCAGTTGATTCCCACTGGCAAGCAGGTTAATGGGATACCTACTTTCACGCTGGTCCCCGTCTCAGTTACTTTGCCTGTACCTCCTGGCGGTGGAGTGGCGACTGTGACACCTCCGCAGGTGCCTGTCCAGCTCATGCAGTCGGGGTCAGTGGCTCAGCTGTCCCAGTCACCAGCCAatgctccctctcctcccctggTTCCGACCTCTGAGAATGTATCCTTACAGGCCTCCCCGCCTGCTCCTGAAACAAGCCAGGCCGTCAGACAGGCCAAGCAGTGGAAGACCTGCCCTGTTTGTAATGAGCTTTTCCCGTCAAATGTCTATGAGGTGCACATGGAGGTGGCCCACAAACCTTGTGAAATAAAAGTAGAAACCCCAGAACCTCACAAACTTGCAGCTTGTGCACCTTTTCTGAGGATGACAGAAAAGGCGATCCGGTGTTACGCTtgtaaatgttttctctgtgagGAAGAGCTCATGAAGCATATCTTCATGCATGGCTTATCTTGCTTGTTTTGCACAGGTACTTTCTATGACTTAAAAAGCCTTGTGGAGCACAACAAAGCTGCACACAATGGGAGAAAGCAGTTGCATGCAAGTTACAGCAACAGAGGAATTCAGCTAGGTAATGATGCTCAGGGTGGCCTTGTGTTTCCACACTTCGATTTCAACACAGTGCTACCAGACGAAGACATGGGTGAAAGGGAAGTACATTTGGCAGTTCTTGTTGGAGTATATTCAACAATTCTTGTCCCTGTTTACATCAAAGTGAAACCTCAGACAGCGCAAGTGAACAGGAGATGCACCAGAAAAATGTTCACCTGTCCCTTTTGCTTAGGTACGTTTGCTGGTCGAGAAACCTATGAAAAGCATTTGAAAGAGAGGCATCATATAATGCCGACTGTACATACGATTTTAAAGTCTCCTGCTTTCAAGTGCATCCACTGTTGTGGTGTGTACCCTGGAAATATGACTCTGACGGCTATTGCTGTACATTTGCTCCGTTGTAGAAGTGCTCCCAAAGACACCAACTCGAGCCTGAAGATGCAGCTTGAGCGCACTGAGaggaaagagctgctgtttgtgaATG CCCCTGCCCTGTGA
- the ADNP2 gene encoding activity-dependent neuroprotector homeobox protein 2 isoform X4, with protein MFQIPVQNLDNIRKARKKVKDILVDLGLDNCRELLKNLKSFDAGESYFRNTSWSDVSPWEPVGRRKRYRTKPYCCSLCKFSSKLLTSFKNHLHRCHEDEIDQEMVVSCPKCTFSSHPKVVGEHIWMFHSSNKRIQNYTVSILDGMKQFRSDIINFTCLKCQFTDTLYYNMKRHVLMNHFENLLSVYFGEKCDESTPNSFEFYCKKCNAPANNPDSLMYHVLTAETHRDLENKLRSLISERLKKPGFVKQMYIAPKPVSGVAAAAPSAGPAAVPTGAVTAPSCIQVAFPQNNQNQSMVQTQAVQNTVGPVTVPSASGSLPQTTCAPAAMSLQVALVPSNPPVAQNSLGIQPSPSQPVVVSHGLPLNHSVGTINRTVAPAVLPLNQPVRPGLFPVNQPIGTINSPVPAGTLPATQPVSPVNQPVAPGVLPVNQPVAPGILSVSQSLPVTQTVGSGLLQLNQPVASGVVPVTQPVGPGFLQLNQPVAPAVIPVNQPVQPPVSQSTFYDLKSLVEHNKAAHNGRKQLHASYSNRGIQLGNDAQGGLVFPHFDFNTVLPDEDMGEREVHLAVLVGVYSTILVPVYIKVKPQTAQVNRRCTRKMFTCPFCLGTFAGRETYEKHLKERHHIMPTVHTILKSPAFKCIHCCGVYPGNMTLTAIAVHLLRCRSAPKDTNSSLKMQLERTERKELLFVNGEKHISVLLKRKQSDSCFVTEDQRNKEQHPLGLSTGIALSPENEVNSGVVPFKRQKIRTEMRKVPSSEDFRFLAVDPNQYDHNSYEAQRQFLSDYFHKRPYPSKKEVELLSLLLYAWKIDVASFFGKMRNRCLRSIKRHRPSVLMGFSMSELKNIKHSLNLKDGPLDV; from the exons aGATACAGAACCAAGCCGTACTGCTGTAGCTTATGCAAGTTCTCATCCAAATTGCTTACTTCTTTCAAGAATCACTTGCATCGTTGCCATGAGGACGAAATTGACCAAGAGATGGTGGTTTCTTGCCcaaaatgtacattttcttCTCATCCCAAAGTAGTGGGAGAACACATCTGGATGTTTCATTCCTCTAATAAACGAATACAGAACTATACAGTCAGCATTTTGGATGGCATGAAACAATTTAGGAGTGACATCATAAACTTCACATGTCTAAAATGTCAATTCACAGACACCTTGTATTACAATATGAAGAGACATGTGCTGATGAACCATTTCGAAAACTTATTAAGTGTCTATTTCGGTGAGAAATGTGATGAAAGTACACCAAATTCATTTGAGTTCTACTGTAAAAAATGTAATGCTCCTGCAAACAACCCAGATTCTTTGATGTACCATGTATTGACAGCTGAAACACACAGAGACCTGGAGAACAAACTTCGATCTCTGATTTCAGAACGTCTTAAGAAACCTGGATTTGTGAAACAAATGTATATTGCTCCAAAGCCTGTCTCAGGTGTAGCAGCAGCCGCTCCATctgcaggacctgctgctgTCCCAACAGGTGCTGTGACAGCTCCATCTTGCATCCAGGTTGCATTTCCACAGAATAATCAAAACCAGAGCATGGTGCAGACACAAGCAGTTCAGAACACAGTCGGACCAGTGACTGTCCCAAGTGCCTCTGGCAGCCTCCCACAAACCACCTGTGCTCCTGCCGCTATGTCCTTGCAAGTTGCTCTTGTGCCCAGCAATCCTCCCGTGGCTCAGAACAGCCTTGGAATTCAGCCATCACCTTCACAGCCCGTCGTTGTTTCTCATGGGCTCCCTCTTAATCATTCTGTTGGGACTATAAATAGAACTGTGGCCCCTGCAGTTCTTCCTCTTAATCAGCCAGTGAGGCCTGGGCTCTTTCCTGTTAATCAACCCATTGGTACTATAAACAGTCCAGTTCCAGCTGGAACGCTCCCTGCTACTCAACCTGTCAGCCCTGTGAATCAACCAGTTGCACCAGGAGTTCTCCCTGTGAATCAGCCAGTTGCTCCAGGAATTCTGTCTGTCAGCCAGTCACTTCCTGTGACACAGACAGTTGGGTCAGGTCTTCTCCAGCTTAACCAGCCTGTTGCCTCTGGGGTGGTTCCTGTCACACAGCCTGTTGGACCTGGGTTCCTTCAGCTTAATCAACCTGTTGCCCCAGCAGTTATCCCAGTAAATCAGCCAGTTCAGCCTCCAGTTTCTCAAA GTACTTTCTATGACTTAAAAAGCCTTGTGGAGCACAACAAAGCTGCACACAATGGGAGAAAGCAGTTGCATGCAAGTTACAGCAACAGAGGAATTCAGCTAGGTAATGATGCTCAGGGTGGCCTTGTGTTTCCACACTTCGATTTCAACACAGTGCTACCAGACGAAGACATGGGTGAAAGGGAAGTACATTTGGCAGTTCTTGTTGGAGTATATTCAACAATTCTTGTCCCTGTTTACATCAAAGTGAAACCTCAGACAGCGCAAGTGAACAGGAGATGCACCAGAAAAATGTTCACCTGTCCCTTTTGCTTAGGTACGTTTGCTGGTCGAGAAACCTATGAAAAGCATTTGAAAGAGAGGCATCATATAATGCCGACTGTACATACGATTTTAAAGTCTCCTGCTTTCAAGTGCATCCACTGTTGTGGTGTGTACCCTGGAAATATGACTCTGACGGCTATTGCTGTACATTTGCTCCGTTGTAGAAGTGCTCCCAAAGACACCAACTCGAGCCTGAAGATGCAGCTTGAGCGCACTGAGaggaaagagctgctgtttgtgaATGGTGAGAAGCATATTTCTGTGttactgaaaagaaagcaatcaGATTCCTGCTTTGTTACAGAAGACCAAAGGAATAAGGAACAGCATCCTCTGGGCTTAAGTACTGGCATAGCTCTGTCTCCAGAGAACGAAGTGAATTCAGGGGTGGTGCCTTTCAAACGACAAAAAATTAGGACTGAGATGAGGAAGGTTCCTTCTAGTGAGGATTTCCGCTTTCTAGCGGTAGATCCTAATCAGTATGATCACAATTCATATGAGGCACAGAGACAGTTTTTGTCAGACTACTTTCACAAGAGGCCATATCCTTCTAAAAAAGAGGTGGAATTACTTTCCTTGCTGCTATATGCGTGGAAAATTGATGTTGCATCATTCTttggaaaaatgagaaatagatGCTTAAGGTCGATAAAACGTCACAGACCGTCTGTGCTGATGGGTTTCAGTATGTCTGAACTAAAAAACATTAAGCACAGTTTGAATTTAAAAGATGGACCATTGGATGTGTAA
- the ADNP2 gene encoding activity-dependent neuroprotector homeobox protein 2 isoform X1, whose product MFQIPVQNLDNIRKARKKVKDILVDLGLDNCRELLKNLKSFDAGESYFRNTSWSDVSPWEPVGRRKRYRTKPYCCSLCKFSSKLLTSFKNHLHRCHEDEIDQEMVVSCPKCTFSSHPKVVGEHIWMFHSSNKRIQNYTVSILDGMKQFRSDIINFTCLKCQFTDTLYYNMKRHVLMNHFENLLSVYFGEKCDESTPNSFEFYCKKCNAPANNPDSLMYHVLTAETHRDLENKLRSLISERLKKPGFVKQMYIAPKPVSGVAAAAPSAGPAAVPTGAVTAPSCIQVAFPQNNQNQSMVQTQAVQNTVGPVTVPSASGSLPQTTCAPAAMSLQVALVPSNPPVAQNSLGIQPSPSQPVVVSHGLPLNHSVGTINRTVAPAVLPLNQPVRPGLFPVNQPIGTINSPVPAGTLPATQPVSPVNQPVAPGVLPVNQPVAPGILSVSQSLPVTQTVGSGLLQLNQPVASGVVPVTQPVGPGFLQLNQPVAPAVIPVNQPVQPPVSQSTAFLTAGSILRQLIPTGKQVNGIPTFTLVPVSVTLPVPPGGGVATVTPPQVPVQLMQSGSVAQLSQSPANAPSPPLVPTSENVSLQASPPAPETSQAVRQAKQWKTCPVCNELFPSNVYEVHMEVAHKPCEIKVETPEPHKLAACAPFLRMTEKAIRCYACKCFLCEEELMKHIFMHGLSCLFCTGTFYDLKSLVEHNKAAHNGRKQLHASYSNRGIQLGNDAQGGLVFPHFDFNTVLPDEDMGEREVHLAVLVGVYSTILVPVYIKVKPQTAQVNRRCTRKMFTCPFCLGTFAGRETYEKHLKERHHIMPTVHTILKSPAFKCIHCCGVYPGNMTLTAIAVHLLRCRSAPKDTNSSLKMQLERTERKELLFVNGEKHISVLLKRKQSDSCFVTEDQRNKEQHPLGLSTGIALSPENEVNSGVVPFKRQKIRTEMRKVPSSEDFRFLAVDPNQYDHNSYEAQRQFLSDYFHKRPYPSKKEVELLSLLLYAWKIDVASFFGKMRNRCLRSIKRHRPSVLMGFSMSELKNIKHSLNLKDGPLDV is encoded by the coding sequence aGATACAGAACCAAGCCGTACTGCTGTAGCTTATGCAAGTTCTCATCCAAATTGCTTACTTCTTTCAAGAATCACTTGCATCGTTGCCATGAGGACGAAATTGACCAAGAGATGGTGGTTTCTTGCCcaaaatgtacattttcttCTCATCCCAAAGTAGTGGGAGAACACATCTGGATGTTTCATTCCTCTAATAAACGAATACAGAACTATACAGTCAGCATTTTGGATGGCATGAAACAATTTAGGAGTGACATCATAAACTTCACATGTCTAAAATGTCAATTCACAGACACCTTGTATTACAATATGAAGAGACATGTGCTGATGAACCATTTCGAAAACTTATTAAGTGTCTATTTCGGTGAGAAATGTGATGAAAGTACACCAAATTCATTTGAGTTCTACTGTAAAAAATGTAATGCTCCTGCAAACAACCCAGATTCTTTGATGTACCATGTATTGACAGCTGAAACACACAGAGACCTGGAGAACAAACTTCGATCTCTGATTTCAGAACGTCTTAAGAAACCTGGATTTGTGAAACAAATGTATATTGCTCCAAAGCCTGTCTCAGGTGTAGCAGCAGCCGCTCCATctgcaggacctgctgctgTCCCAACAGGTGCTGTGACAGCTCCATCTTGCATCCAGGTTGCATTTCCACAGAATAATCAAAACCAGAGCATGGTGCAGACACAAGCAGTTCAGAACACAGTCGGACCAGTGACTGTCCCAAGTGCCTCTGGCAGCCTCCCACAAACCACCTGTGCTCCTGCCGCTATGTCCTTGCAAGTTGCTCTTGTGCCCAGCAATCCTCCCGTGGCTCAGAACAGCCTTGGAATTCAGCCATCACCTTCACAGCCCGTCGTTGTTTCTCATGGGCTCCCTCTTAATCATTCTGTTGGGACTATAAATAGAACTGTGGCCCCTGCAGTTCTTCCTCTTAATCAGCCAGTGAGGCCTGGGCTCTTTCCTGTTAATCAACCCATTGGTACTATAAACAGTCCAGTTCCAGCTGGAACGCTCCCTGCTACTCAACCTGTCAGCCCTGTGAATCAACCAGTTGCACCAGGAGTTCTCCCTGTGAATCAGCCAGTTGCTCCAGGAATTCTGTCTGTCAGCCAGTCACTTCCTGTGACACAGACAGTTGGGTCAGGTCTTCTCCAGCTTAACCAGCCTGTTGCCTCTGGGGTGGTTCCTGTCACACAGCCTGTTGGACCTGGGTTCCTTCAGCTTAATCAACCTGTTGCCCCAGCAGTTATCCCAGTAAATCAGCCAGTTCAGCCTCCAGTTTCTCAAAGTACGGCTTTTTTGACTGCGGGCTCTATACTGAGGCAGTTGATTCCCACTGGCAAGCAGGTTAATGGGATACCTACTTTCACGCTGGTCCCCGTCTCAGTTACTTTGCCTGTACCTCCTGGCGGTGGAGTGGCGACTGTGACACCTCCGCAGGTGCCTGTCCAGCTCATGCAGTCGGGGTCAGTGGCTCAGCTGTCCCAGTCACCAGCCAatgctccctctcctcccctggTTCCGACCTCTGAGAATGTATCCTTACAGGCCTCCCCGCCTGCTCCTGAAACAAGCCAGGCCGTCAGACAGGCCAAGCAGTGGAAGACCTGCCCTGTTTGTAATGAGCTTTTCCCGTCAAATGTCTATGAGGTGCACATGGAGGTGGCCCACAAACCTTGTGAAATAAAAGTAGAAACCCCAGAACCTCACAAACTTGCAGCTTGTGCACCTTTTCTGAGGATGACAGAAAAGGCGATCCGGTGTTACGCTtgtaaatgttttctctgtgagGAAGAGCTCATGAAGCATATCTTCATGCATGGCTTATCTTGCTTGTTTTGCACAGGTACTTTCTATGACTTAAAAAGCCTTGTGGAGCACAACAAAGCTGCACACAATGGGAGAAAGCAGTTGCATGCAAGTTACAGCAACAGAGGAATTCAGCTAGGTAATGATGCTCAGGGTGGCCTTGTGTTTCCACACTTCGATTTCAACACAGTGCTACCAGACGAAGACATGGGTGAAAGGGAAGTACATTTGGCAGTTCTTGTTGGAGTATATTCAACAATTCTTGTCCCTGTTTACATCAAAGTGAAACCTCAGACAGCGCAAGTGAACAGGAGATGCACCAGAAAAATGTTCACCTGTCCCTTTTGCTTAGGTACGTTTGCTGGTCGAGAAACCTATGAAAAGCATTTGAAAGAGAGGCATCATATAATGCCGACTGTACATACGATTTTAAAGTCTCCTGCTTTCAAGTGCATCCACTGTTGTGGTGTGTACCCTGGAAATATGACTCTGACGGCTATTGCTGTACATTTGCTCCGTTGTAGAAGTGCTCCCAAAGACACCAACTCGAGCCTGAAGATGCAGCTTGAGCGCACTGAGaggaaagagctgctgtttgtgaATGGTGAGAAGCATATTTCTGTGttactgaaaagaaagcaatcaGATTCCTGCTTTGTTACAGAAGACCAAAGGAATAAGGAACAGCATCCTCTGGGCTTAAGTACTGGCATAGCTCTGTCTCCAGAGAACGAAGTGAATTCAGGGGTGGTGCCTTTCAAACGACAAAAAATTAGGACTGAGATGAGGAAGGTTCCTTCTAGTGAGGATTTCCGCTTTCTAGCGGTAGATCCTAATCAGTATGATCACAATTCATATGAGGCACAGAGACAGTTTTTGTCAGACTACTTTCACAAGAGGCCATATCCTTCTAAAAAAGAGGTGGAATTACTTTCCTTGCTGCTATATGCGTGGAAAATTGATGTTGCATCATTCTttggaaaaatgagaaatagatGCTTAAGGTCGATAAAACGTCACAGACCGTCTGTGCTGATGGGTTTCAGTATGTCTGAACTAAAAAACATTAAGCACAGTTTGAATTTAAAAGATGGACCATTGGATGTGTAA